Part of the Gilliamella sp. wkB7 genome is shown below.
CCAATATTGTTTGCGAACGATAGGTAATTTTTTCACTTGATACCTCATACTATTAAAGACATTAGCTTTTTTTGATAGGAATACCAAGATTAGACCAAATTATCGAAAGATGCGAAAACGATTATTTTGCATTAGGTTATAACAAAAATAGATATACTAAGTAGAAGGATTAAAATTTAGAGTGAGTCTTATTCAAGATCATATAATATGTGGATTTTATGGATGAGTGGTTTTATCTTTGCATTACATCAATAATTTATTTTAATAAAAGAAACCACGGATGGAATTTACTGACAGCTAAAAATTAGTTGTGTTTGTTTTTTTTAACATTTTAAGTACGAATGGTAGTTTTAATACAGAAAGCCCATTAAAATGTAATCCCCCCCAACGATGGCATAACCTCTTTTATCCTCAGTTATTTTAATAGCTTTATTTATATGTTTCTTTTTTTGAACTATACAAAATAATGTCATAACTATTAATTTTATTTTAAAAAATTATATTAAAATGTGATCGATATCGCTTAAGATCAGGCTCAATACCACCATATTTTGTTTTTGGTAATAAAGCATTATTACCATCTAAATCGCAATACAGTCAGTCAATTATTTGATTACTATTTTCTCCATTTAAAGTAATGTTTATACCCCAATTTAAATTCTGCCATTATTTGTCCAATTTGATATCAATATTATTTTTTCCTAGGGTTGTTCGTAAGGGAAAGATTTGCCGACTAAATCATACTCCTGCTCTATTTTGGCAAGCTCTTCAAGTGATTCAGCTCGTGAGGCTTTATCAATACCCTCTGGCCAGTTAAACTCAGGCGCAAAGCAGTTAAATAATCGACCCAGCCAAAAACGGCCCCCGATTTTGCCTTTATAATTCATTCCCTCCATACCATTCATATAACACAATAACCAGCGCCATTCGCTTTTATGGACGTAATTGGCATTATCCCATAAACTAAAGTAATCTATCAGGGTATCGGTTTGTCGGTCGATCACTGCCGCAAAAATCTCCTGCTGCAAAAAAAAGCCGTTACGCGTTACCATTCCTTCAATTGATTGCCAGTCATAGACTTTTATAACAGGTTTATAAAGCTTTCTTATCTCCCTTAAAGGAAAATAATAAAGTCGTTTACTTAACATTGGCTCGTACACATAGACTTTGCCGGTTTTACGGTTAAAACGTACCGGGTAATCGGCTGGCCAAATAATAACTTTTGCTAATATTACCAAAACGAAGATTGGTTAAGTCATCGTCTTTATCTACTGGTTTAAATTTTGCTAAGTCTTTAGGATAATGTTTATACCCCAATTTAAATTCTGCCATTATTTGTCCACTTTGATATCAATATTATTTTTTCCTAGGGTTGTTCGTAAGGGAAAGATTTGCCGACTAAGTCATACTCCTGCTCTATTTTGGCAAGCTCTTCAAGGGATTCTGCCCGTGAGGCTTTATCAATACCCTCTGGCCAGTTAAATTCAGGCGCAAAGCAGTTAAATAATCGCCCCAGCCAAAAGCGCCCCCTGATTTTGCCTTTGTAATTCATCCCTTCCATACCATTCATATAACACAATAACCAGCGCCATTCGCTTTTATGGACATAGTTGGCGTTATCCCATAAACTAAAGTAATCTATTAGGGTATCGGTTTGTCGGTCGATCACTGCCGCAAAAATCTCCTGCTGCAAAAAAAAGCCGTTACGCGTTACCATTCCGTCAATTGATTGCCAGTCATAGACTTTTATAACAGGTTTATAAAGCTTTCTTATCTCCCTTAAGGGAAAATAATAAAGTCGTTTACTTAGCATTGGTTCATATACATAGACTTTACCGGTTTTACGGTTAAAACGTACCGGGTAGTCGGTAGGCCAAATAATAACTTTTGCTAATTGCATTAGAAATAAAAATAATGCAAGTAAAGAAAAGATAATCACACCCAAAGAAAAGGCTACATCACTATATATAGAATAAGGATTAATATCGAGAAAAAGCTGTATTCCAGCATAAAGAGCGAAAATAAATCCCCCACATCCAGTTAGTTTTACAATCATCTCTAACGTACGAGCAAATTGGCTACTGGTACGCCCTATTTCAATAAAGGTATTATTGCCAAAACGAAGATTGGTTAAGTCATCGTCTTTATCTATTGGTTTAAATTTTGCTAAGTCTTTAGGATAATGTTTATACCCCAATTTAAATTCTGCCATTATTTGTCCACTTTGATATCAATATTATTTTTCCTAGGGTTGTTCATAAGGGAAAGATTTGCCGACTAAGTCATACTCCTGCTCTATTTTGGCAAGCTCTTCAAGGGATTCAGCTCGTGAGGCTTTATCAATACCCTCTGGCCAGTTAAATTCAGGCGCAAAGTAGTTAAATAATCGACCCAGCCAAAAGCGCCCCCTGATTTTGCCTTTATAATTCATCCCCTCCATACCATTCATATAACACAGTAACCAGCGCCATTCGCTTTTATCGATATAATTGGCGTTATCCCATAAGCTAAAGTAATCCATCAAGGTATCGGTTTGTCGGTCGATCACTGCCGCAAAAATCTCCTGCTGCAAAAAAAAGCCGTTACGCGTTACCATTCCGTCAATTGATTGCCAGTCATAGACTTTTATAACAGGTTTATAAAGCTTTCTTATTTCCCTTAAGGGAAAATAATAAAGTCGTTTACTTAACATTGGCTCGTACACATAAACTTTGCCGGTTTTACGGTTAAAACGTACCGGGTAGTCGGCTGGCCAAATAATAACTTTTGCTAATTGTATTAGACATAAAAATAATGCAAGCAAAGAAACAATAATTAATCCTAAAGAAATGGCTAAATCGCTATATATAGAATAAGGACTAATATTGAGAAAAAACCATATTCCAGCATAAAGGGCATAAAGAAACGCCACACATCCAGTTAACCTTCCAATCATATATAGAGTACGATCAAATTGGTTACTGGTGCGGCCTATTTCAATAAATGTATCATTGCCAAAACGAAGATTGGTTAAGTCATCGTCTTTATCTACTGGTTTAAATTTTGCTAAGTCTTTAGGATAATGTTTATACCCCAATTTAAATTCTGCCATTATTTGTTCCTACTCAAATGTTAATGTAATCTTCTAATTCAATGGTGAATGGTGTTTCACTGCCATTTTGCTCTTCAATAAAACCTAGCACACTTATTTTTGTATCGATATTATCATCAGCCACATAGACCACTGGACAGATGATTAATGAGCCTTGTTCATCAAGCTTATAGGTTTCCAGCTGATTTTTTGCTGATAATTGATTTGTGTGTTGACTTTCTTGGTTTGTAAAATCAACTTTCATCTCTAACGTTGAGAGCGAGCCAGCTGAACTATCACGAGAGGTCGTTGATTTAAAAGTCGTTCCTGTCAAGTTATGACCAATTAGCTCATTTTGACTGCTCTCTTTTTTTTCAACAATCAGAGAGCCATAATAGCGAATATTGCCCGATTTATAATTAGGTAAAATTACATTCAGATAAATATCCTGTTTATCACCATAATCCAAAATAAAACTTTTTTGCGATTTTTTGGTTAGAAAAAGTTCGTAACCACGAGAAGCACCATAAAAGCCATGAATCAGCTTTTTAACACCGTCTTCGGTTAAAGGATAAGGAGATAAATTACCGGTTAGCTGATTTAAACCAAAGTAGCAGCGGTCAAACCAACGCTCCATAGACGTTAATGAGGTCAGCTCGCTCATAAATGCACAAAATATAGACAATGCAATACAGACAACCGATAATGCGATACCGATACCAGAACTACCGAAAGCCATTGATATACCCAAAAAAACACCAGATGCAACTTGCCATACTCCTGAAGTTCTAAATCCTGCAACAGCCTTGCTTATACCAAAACCTATTTCTTTTACTCCCTCAAACCCCCCCAAAATTATTGCCATTATCCCCAGTGTTTTGGTAAAACTAATTAATACTTTCTTTACGGTATTCTTAGATAGTTCTGCCGCCTTATTAGTAAACGGTATCATTAGGTTATTTTCAAAATTACCTGCCATTTTTGCAAGCTTTTCGACCGAGTTAGTAATAAACAGTAAAGTATTAACCACTATCGAAGTAAAACCTAATACCAATCCACACGTTATTTCAAACTGCTGTTCTTTTGTTAAATTAGTTTTTTGTAGATTTTTAGTATTATCTCGATATAATTTCACTTGCCATGCTAATAAAAGGAATTC
Proteins encoded:
- a CDS encoding DUF6708 domain-containing protein, with protein sequence MVILAKVIIWPADYPVRFNRKTGKVYVYEPMLSKRLYYFPLREIRKLYKPVIKVYDWQSIEGMVTRNGFFLQQEIFAAVIDRQTDTLIDYFSLWDNANYVHKSEWRWLLCYMNGMEGMNYKGKIGGRFWLGRLFNCFAPEFNWPEGIDKASRAESLEELAKIEQEYDLVGKSFPYEQP
- a CDS encoding DUF6708 domain-containing protein — encoded protein: MAEFKLGYKHYPKDLAKFKPIDKDDDLTNLRFGNNTFIEIGRTSSQFARTLEMIVKLTGCGGFIFALYAGIQLFLDINPYSIYSDVAFSLGVIIFSLLALFLFLMQLAKVIIWPTDYPVRFNRKTGKVYVYEPMLSKRLYYFPLREIRKLYKPVIKVYDWQSIDGMVTRNGFFLQQEIFAAVIDRQTDTLIDYFSLWDNANYVHKSEWRWLLCYMNGMEGMNYKGKIRGRFWLGRLFNCFAPEFNWPEGIDKASRAESLEELAKIEQEYDLVGKSFPYEQP
- a CDS encoding DUF6708 domain-containing protein: MAEFKLGYKHYPKDLAKFKPVDKDDDLTNLRFGNDTFIEIGRTSNQFDRTLYMIGRLTGCVAFLYALYAGIWFFLNISPYSIYSDLAISLGLIIVSLLALFLCLIQLAKVIIWPADYPVRFNRKTGKVYVYEPMLSKRLYYFPLREIRKLYKPVIKVYDWQSIDGMVTRNGFFLQQEIFAAVIDRQTDTLMDYFSLWDNANYIDKSEWRWLLCYMNGMEGMNYKGKIRGRFWLGRLFNYFAPEFNWPEGIDKASRAESLEELAKIEQEYDLVGKSFPYEQP